GGACGGCCTGCTGCCACGAGACCGCCTCCAGCACGAACGCCACCGCGAGCACGGCGTACCCGACGATCGGGCCGGACTCGCCGGCCGCACGGTGCCCGGTGAGCGTCTCGATCCCCTGGTAGTAGGAGAACAGCGCACCCATCCCGAAGATCGCCACGGCGACGAGCAGGGTCCAGATGTAGCGCTCCTTGCCGTAGCCGAGCGGGTGGCGGCGGTCGGCGGGGCGTCCGCTGCGGCGCAGCCCCACCAGCAGCAGCACCTCGTTGAAGGTGTCGGCGATCGAGTGCGCGGCCTCCGCCGCCATCGACGCCGACCCGGTGATCAGCGCGGCGACGACCTTGGCGACGGCGATGCCGAGGTTGGCGGCGAACGCGAGGGCGACGGTCAGGAGGCTCTCGTCGTGGGCGCCGTCGCCGTCCCGCCGCTCCTCGGTCCGCTGCCCCCCGCTGCGTGCTGCCATGACCCGTCCTCTGCCCCAGGGGCCACAGTGCCATGCGCCCTGACAGCGGCCGCCGTCAGGGCGCGCAGGCGCGCAGGCGGGCCCTGTCGGGCTTGCCGGACGCCAGCAGCGGGATCGCCTCCACCAGTTGCAGTTCGCGCGGCGCCGCATAGGCGGGCATGGTCTCGCGGACGAGGGCGCGGAGCTCGGTCAGCTCCGGCAGGCCGGACCCGGCGGGGACGACGACGGCGGTGACCCGCTCGCCCCACTCGGGGTCGGGGCGGCCGACCACGACGACGTCGCGGACCTTCGGGTGCCGCGACAGCACGGTGGCGATCTCGCCCGCGACGACCTTCTCCCCGCCGGTGTTGATCACGTCGTCGACGCGGCCGCGGACGCGCAGCCGGCCGTCCTCGATCGCGCCGAGGTCCTGGGTGAGGAACCAGTCGCCGTCCCGGGCCGCGGCGGTCAGGTCGGGCCGCAGCCGGTAGCCGGTGAACAGCGCGGGGCCGGCGAGGCGGATCCGGCCGTCGTCGCCGAGCGCGACGCGCATGCCGTCCAGGGGCGTGCCGTCGTAGACGCAGCCGCCGCAGGTCTCGCTCATCCCGTAGGTGGTGAACACGCGGGCGCCGCGGCCGCGCGCCTCGGCCAGCAGGCCGGGGGAGGCGGCGGCGCCGCCGAGC
The sequence above is a segment of the Actinomadura coerulea genome. Coding sequences within it:
- a CDS encoding AMP-binding protein, which translates into the protein MDRPLHAVVLPPGPRLLDVLARALDGGPAICPLPPDLPGPALRGLLDALAPDAIETAGGVAAHSPGGGHPPVDAGTAVLIATSGSTGAPKFVELTAGALRHSAAGTLARIDAGPADRWLCCLPTSHISGVQVLVRSLVAGTDPVIAPRFDAAAVAAAEGFHVSLVPTQLRRLLDAGADLSRHGAIVLGGAAASPGLLAEARGRGARVFTTYGMSETCGGCVYDGTPLDGMRVALGDDGRIRLAGPALFTGYRLRPDLTAAARDGDWFLTQDLGAIEDGRLRVRGRVDDVINTGGEKVVAGEIATVLSRHPKVRDVVVVGRPDPEWGERVTAVVVPAGSGLPELTELRALVRETMPAYAAPRELQLVEAIPLLASGKPDRARLRACAP